In Spinacia oleracea cultivar Varoflay chromosome 5, BTI_SOV_V1, whole genome shotgun sequence, a single window of DNA contains:
- the LOC110793698 gene encoding uncharacterized protein has translation MEAGTFESLIPSRYVSFTLPTHSLSCPIDYFYTKILQISVLDSPLQPMSSPKIAAMLVPKHRENDWIFATESGHLQLLLGSPGISRLILIGNVPNNDINVGNLYKRSIEMCSIYREKLEGSLYPLLMALLPKEIAQLANFEVPFLSYEDSVISSVVLERCFGSCVGEMLVEDVEIEGSRREFRRRLRFKRMPNLIQTEISIVPCNGIDDTRLNSLCIEEVEFCPELGVLVHPYLAPMVAGLSLIGGYIQECFDSEVRPRGLCIGVGGGALLSFISFQLGFEVVGVEMDDVVLRVAKQYFALQTGNDIQLCLGDGIEILKKVALFDRDSKSSPSVADNVREDHCKDYFELFVSKFLVIMVDLDSGDPKMGISAPALEFLQKDVLLAAKSCLSEQGILVLNVIPSSKSFYGMLILELKEVFVDLHEIDCGNGENFVLIASNTSAALNFGETENAFLRKLKSVISEPLVDSIRKI, from the coding sequence ATGGAAGCAGGTACATTCGAATCTCTAATCCCGTCTCGCTATGTTTCATTTACTCTTCCAACTCATTCTCTCTCTTGCCCAATTGATTATTTTTACACCAAAATTCTTCAAATTTCTGTTCTTGATTCACCTTTACAACCCATGAGTTCCCCCAAAATTGCAGCCATGTTAGTCCCAAAACACCGCGAAAATGATTGGATTTTCGCCACAGAATCTGGGCATCTCCAGCTGTTGTTGGGTTCTCCTGGAATTTCTAGGTTAATTTTGATTGGTAATGTTCCAAATAATGATATAAATGTTGGAAATTTATATAAAAGGTCAATAGAAATGTGCTCAATTTATAGAGAGAAATTGGAGGGAAGTTTGTACCCTTTGTTGATGGCTTTATTACCCAAGGAAATAGCTCAACTGGCCAATTTTGAAGTACCCTTTTTGAGTTATGAGGATAGTGTGATTAGTAGTGTTGTATTAGAGAGGTGCTTTGGGTCTTGTGTGGGGGAAATGCTGGTTGAAGATGTTGAAATTGAGGGTTCGAGGAGGGAGTTTAGGAGGCGGTTGAGGTTTAAGAGAATGCCCAATTTGATACAGACTGAAATAAGCATTGTTCCATGTAATGGAATTGATGATACGAGGTTGAATTCCTTATGTATTGAAGAGGTAGAGTTTTGTCCGGAATTAGGGGTGTTGGTTCATCCTTACTTGGCACCGATGGTGGCCGGTTTGTCTTTGATTGGCGGGTATATTCAAGAGTGTTTTGACTCCGAGGTCAGGCCAAGAGGGCTTTGCATTGGTGTTGGAGGTGGGGCATTGCTTAGTTTTATATCATTCCAATTAGGTTTTGAGGTTGTAGGTGTTGAGATGGATGATGTAGTTTTGAGGGTTGCAAAGCAATATTTTGCGCTACAAACTGGCAATGATATTCAGCTTTGTCTTGGTGATGGGATTGAAATTTTAAAGAAGGTAGCATTGTTTGACCGCGACAGTAAATCAAGTCCTTCGGTTGCCGATAATGTACGAGAGGATCATTGTAAGGATTATTTTGAATTGTTTGTGTCCAAATTTCTTGTTATCATGGTTGACCTGGATTCTGGTGACCCAAAAATGGGTATTAGCGCCCCTGCATTAGAGTTTTTGCAAAAAGATGTACTTCTAGCAGCCAAATCGTGTCTGTCTGAGCAGGGAATTCTAGTTTTGAATGTAATTCCTTCGAGTAAGTCATTCTATGGTATGTTGATACTTGAATTGAAAGAAGTGTTTGTGGATTTGCATGAGATAGATTGTGGAAATGGAGAGAATTTCGTTCTTATAGCATCAAATACATCTGCGGCTTTAAATTTTGGTGAAACTGAAAATGCATTTCTGAGAAAGCTGAAGTCTGTTATTTCAGAACCACTTGTGGATTCGATCAGGAAAATATGA